GATTTCCACGTACGAGCCAAGTGAGGCGAGCATCGAGTGGAGCGTAGTAACAGCAAGCGCAGCGGACTACGACGAAAAAATGAGCATTGGAGGAGAAACGAGAGCGGTGAAAACGAAAAATGTAGTTAAAAAGGAGGGGCAAAAAGTGCGGAGCAGAGCCGGATTGTTGGGTTGCAAGAGTCAGAAAGCGGTTAGTATTGATGAAACTGCGGTCAGGGCTAACGAGATAAATGCGAAATCCATGGCACGAGGGAAGGCACAGGGCTGCAGTGAGAGGAAAGAATTCGAATTCGCGACGGGCCAACGGTCTTGGTCCTCTAGAACAATCTCCCCATAGCGCCATCAACAATGTCTGTTAATTTCCAAGCAACATGGGCAGGTGCAATGAAGGAAATTTGTTCTTGGAACATTGTCAAATCTTCTGCTCCTTATTTGtttgtctgtctgtctgtctgtgTTCTCTgtttatatttttgtctttttttttttttttttcaagttaattATGCACTTATGTGGTTAGATTGTGAgagatattttattttgtatcagGTGCCGTTTCCAGCTTCTCTGTGCTAATATAGATAATATATTTTATCCCTATATATCTTTtggtcattaaaaaaaaaaggaacttaaAAAGATGGAAGAAGAATCTGGAAATTTCTAGGGCAATTGGGGCTGTGTGAGGTCATTAGCAAACTATATACTGTTGCTTGACCACTCTTGTCAAGAGAAATAGATTCCTTTGCTGTTAAAATCTTTAGTTTTGTTCTCTAGATTGTAAGCCAGAGGGTCATGCATGTTTTGGAATATCTATTCTACTCTACTCTGGTATCCTGCTTTTTCAATCCACTAAAAAGACAACAAAtcctacttcttcttttttttgtgtcggGATGTTTATAATGTTCTAAGATATGGATATGCAATGCTTCACACAGAGTGATAAACTATCCAAATCCTTTAAACTGTTCAATATCTTTTAGTAACACATGGGCCTTTTTGTAGTACCGATATTAACACTACATTTTAACGCTTCTCTAAAAACTTTATAGTTTGTATAATTTTCCTCAATCTTCATTTGAGCCTCAAGTGTCTTATTTGTTATTCATGGAATTGAGACCCCACTTTTAACTTTGATAAAGACCTAAAAAAAGCTCTAGAGAAAAATTGGATAGAATGTAGGTCTCAGAATGAATGTAGTGATATTGACACAATATCTTAATGgttgtctatatatatatatatatatgaatctaTATTCTTTTTCAGCTCAATTAAACCTTTCATTTGGGATGTAGGCAAAAGTAGATGTGGAAAATGAGAAGGCACCACGTGTTTGATAATCATGGAGTTGAAATGGCGACTTTTCGAGCTATGAAAGTAGCTCAATGGTGGGAAGGAACTATCCAGTCACGATTTTGTTACTGATACTAGTGAATTAATTGCATTGAGGAATGTTTTTTGAGATGGCAAATCGCATGAATGTCACAGTACGTGATGATCAAGTTGGATATGACTACATTCAATTTCCTAACTGTCCCAACAACTCAGGTGGATCCCATTCCCATATGGGTTTCCCTTCTCTTTTACCATATCTTCCCCTTTTTGGGTTGGAAATTGGTAAGCACCAAGGAGAGGCTAAAATTGAGCAAATTTTTATTCAACATCCCTCGGGTACAAGCATCGTCACGTGGTGTCTAAGGTTCCTTTCCACTATACATAAATCATAAGTGTGAGGACCAAGACAAAGTATAAGCTCCACCTCAATGTGTGATAAAATAAACCAGAAGATTAGTGTATACCTATTCAATGCACAAGTTAAAAGAGTTACTAAAAAGTCAAAGAAGCAAAACAGTATTGATGGGCATGAGTTCAATTTTCTTGAGAGAGAACAATCCAGAGTTGTAAAGGACAATGAAGCGTAAAATTTGCAAAACCTTTGGGCAAGAGTTTTAATATACCTGAGGCAAGTTTctcaaattcccaaaaaaaattacactttttcATGGGTAATTGTCATGTTAGTTGGGTCAAGTGATCCCACTTGACCCTATATACCTCCGTCAATGCTACGGGGAGAATAATCTCTCGAAGATTGTTTTGGCTTAGTTAAATTTCCAAATTGAAGGCAGCAGGCTTTTGAAAAAAACTGAGCATATTATTCCAGTGTTTAAAAAGTGGGACTAGTTTTAAAAATTgttatagacaaaaaaaaaaaagttttgaaaaccttaaatcaaataaatttctttaaaatttaCTCCCTTCTTCCCGTAAAGGTAGTCTATTACGAAAAGACGTGtaatttttggatcaaaaagTAAATTGCTTTCATGGataatttcttaaatttcttgacaccaaattaaaggtGCATTGAACGATTCTGAATGCGTGTATTGATGTCTATGCCCCTAGTGGGGATCAGACATTTATTCTTCATAGAAGAAATATTTGATTGGAATTATAGCTAggtagaaaaaaaatacatctaTGAGAGGATGTACATCAGTGTACCTATATGGGATCAATTAGGTAAAGTGCCGAACAAAACCCTCAAAAACCATTTGCAACATACTAGCAAAACAAGAAGCTAAAATACACTCAGCTCAATGGCTCTGTAGAAATACCGAGGTACTGTTCAtagtcattttttattttattttctctctctcttcgtttggAGGCAGACGATGATGAGACGAAGGACGAGAGTTTGTTTCTCGACAATCAGGATCTGGAGAAGTTAAAAGAGTGTTTGGACTTCAGGTTTGGAGGAGCAGAAGTCGCCGGAGATCGACGCGTGTTCGTCGGCTTCTTCGGGCAGAGTTTTCCGAGCGGCTTCTTCCGATTTTGATCagttcaagagagagagagagagagagagagagagagagaggggataatattttaatagtattttataagaatagagatgaaaaataaatatagaGGATTGGTGTGGAgttgagagagatttgaatAAGTAGAGTAAAAAAAGTGTAATATTGGGTAGCTAAAATACATATTCTTGGTGTACATATGCTATGAGGTAGAGAGTATTTTCAACCTAGCCAAGTTAGTTTAGTTTAGGCAATTGGAATGTTTTGCAAGGGACCAGTGGGGAGTTGTATATCAATATCACGCTGGAGGTTTTAAATACAGAAATTATGATACAATAGGACCACTAGCATTGATGCCTCCATGATGTATTTGAAAGAGGCTCACCCTTATCATTGTCATACAATGACCCTTATCAAAAACATTTCTAAAGAGGTCCAATAAAGAGGCTGAAATATTGGCTTTTGAAAATAATGTTATTTACTCCTACTATTTAGAGTATGTTTGGATGGTCGAAATCTTCATAAACATGTGATTACCATGAATCGAATTTCTAGACTCGTTTACTAATTTAATAAGGTCTTTTCATTCATGGACTAATTCAATAATCTTATCCATGAATCAGAACTTTTGGAAAACTTATTAGAGTTAGTGTTTTTTGTTAATGAATTGAACAAGGAATCTTAGATTACCATGCGGTAATAAAAAGATGATGTTTTCACTTAGGTTGCGTTTATTtgagcgtaaaatattttcctgtaaaataatttcaacatttttgaTGTTTGGTGGTATaaaattggggaaaaaataTTTACCCGTAAAAGTTTTCTAGCAATGAGAGGAAAATGACTTTTTAGCAAAACTTCGGTAGGTCAATTTTCGATTATGCGATCCTGACCACTTTGCCCTAGCCCAACCACCTATCGTCCTTCTCCTCACTCAAATTCAGTTTTTGTCAATGAaaaccctccctctctctctctctctctctctctctctctctctctctcacacacacacacacacacacactcactcactAACACACAGCTGAAAAAATCGTAAACATCCCCAAATTTTATTCTACCTTTCTCTAATTCTCTCTACTTCCCACGTCTATGTCTCTCTACATACGAACATATATAAATCTATATGCCTCACCCAAATTGTAGACGCAAATCTCTAGTTCTTTAAATTTGTAGGACCTAGAATTTATTTGATCATTTACGCATGGAACTAGCAACCAAACACGgaaaaattaaaacgaaaaattgtctttttagcaaaatcattttacatggaaaatatttttctgtgtaaaatattttactttgaaacaaacagagccttagtttGGAACGTGATTTTTGGCCGAATAGGTAATCAAAAACCACATTCCTATTTTGATTAGTTTCAAGTGCGGGATACAGTGTCAGTTCCACCATTTGCAAGGTTGGTCAAGcacccctaatttttttttttttttatagattacaTTTAATAGTTTAGTCCTTCTTGAACACCttatccaaaaatatttgaacaccCAACCGAAAAATCAACCCACAAATCCATCCAATATAATACTACCCAAGTAATAGATAAATTTGTTGattgacaagaaaaaaaaaagtaatagatAAATTTTTGGGTATGTATAGTTGTGATTTTTAGAGGGAATAGAAATTTCTGATCACCCTTCTCAGAATTTCTGGAGCCGCTATTGACGAAATATAACATCACTTTCCCGTCTTCTCTTATCGAAACAAAGCCTTAGAagacaaatgaaaattttccccCATTGTTGTTAAGATGAGACAGGTCACGTTTAAAGCAgcaatttgaaataaaattagATGTTGGCTAATAATTCAATAACAACACTCCAAAACACAAACATTCACATAAATATATGGGATGTGGTGTGTGTGAGCCTCACACATTTATGTAATTATTTGTGTATTTGAGTACGTGTTTTGGACTAAAACTTTTGGGTGTGGTGCCGTCTCACCACTTGCTGTTTTTGCACACTAGCTTTTAGAAAATCCAAATAAATTTGGCCTTGTTCAACGAACTTTTTATTTTAGGGTGCtgttaaatacaactgcgaatttactacatgtagtcaatttccttttatgaattggctacatgtagtaaattcgcagttgtatttagccgggcccttattttattttttcgatttgttCCACTAACTTTTTGGTGCTATTTCTTATTTTGtcttcattaaattttttcgcatttattagttttacgcctaatttttttagattatagattcgtctcatcaagataaatcaaaaaaagtaaaaaaaattatgacttttacccatatatttttggaaatatccaagataaagcccagAAAATCGGCTTTTGTGGCTTTTTCtcggatattttaaaaaataattgggTTCTTGTTTCCTCTCTATGTggcgaattaataatccacaaaaactagatgcaaacacacacacaatttgaataaaaacaaaataagaaaaagtaaaaaaaaaaaaaaaaacttagtagAACAAGATGCAGTAAAAAGGCTCTTTAACAACAAAAACACTCATTCCGCTGATTTATGTCTCGCAAAACCCTAAAGCTCATGTTACCAAAAAAACCCCAACACTCATGCAGTTCAGTTCTCCTGTATCCCCCCAAAACCCCAAATTTCAGAATCTTTCAAccgttcctttctctctctctctctctctctctctctctctctctcgtggcAGAGTGAGGACAGAGATTGAAGAAAGAGGTGCGAAGACGATGGGGGACAAGGGCAAGAAGTTGAAGGTTGCAATCTCCGTCAAAGGTACACACTTTCCGGCAATTCAGTTCAGGCTCACACTATCGCAAAGTTATTtgaatgcttttcttttctgggTTATGTTTCTAGCTGTGGCCTTTGAGCTTACTGCAAGAGCAGCACTGTAAAACTGGGTAAAAAAATAACTATCTTTTACTTTCTACTTGGTTGATGGGAATTAGATTATTGTTGAATGTTGATTAGATCATTGTTTTGGCATGAGTCGAGCAGCTTTACTTCCCAAACATGTAGCTGCAGTGGTAAAATATCAGAAAGACCCACTGAGGGCACTAGAAATGTTCAATTCTGTGAAAAAGGAACAAGGGTTCAGGCATAATTTGTTTTCATACAAATGCATGGTCGAAAAGCTTGGTTTTCACGGGGAATTCGAGGCGATGGAACAAGTCCTCGCAGAAATGAGAGCAAACATAGACAATTGTTTATTGGAAGGTGTGTATATTGGGGCCATGAGACATTACGGTAGGAAACGCAAGGTTCAAGAAGCGGTCGACGTGTTTGAGAGAATGGATTTTTACAACTGCGAGCCGTCTGTTTTATCGTATAATGCGATAATGAATATCTTGGTCGAAAACAGGTATTTCAATCAAGCCCACAAAGTGTATATGCGAATGAGAGAGAAACGGATTGTTCCCGATGTGTATACGTACACAATCAGGATAAAATCGTTTTGCAGGACGAGTAGGCCACATGCTGCTTTAAGGCTCCTAAAGAACATGCCTTCCCATGGGTGTGAGCTGAATGCTGTTGCATACTGCACGGTAGTAGGTGGATTGTATGAAGAGAATTTGCAGGATGAGGCATATGaattgtttgatgaaatgctTAGGAGTGAAACATGTCCCGATGTTACCACATTTAATAAGCTTGTGCACACGCTTACTAAGAAGGGTGATGTGCAACAAAGTGAAAGACTCCTAAACAAGGTTCTCAAAAGGGGTGTGTCTCCTAATTTGTTTACTTTCAATATATTCATTCAAGGGCTTTGCAAAAGAGGCCAACTCAAGGAGGCTGCTGGCATGGTGGATATTGTGAAAAGGGAAGGCTTAAGTCCTGATGTCGTCACATATAACACACTAATATGTGGCTTGTCCAATAATTGTAGGGTTTTAGAAGCTGAGAACTATTTACAGAAGATGGTGAATGAGGGGCTTGAGCCTGATGGCTTCACTTACAATAGCATTATTGATGGGTATTGCAAAATGGGTATGGTTCAAAATGCAGATAAGATTCTTAATGATGCAGTTTTCAAGGGGTTTGTGCCGGATGAATTCACATATTGCTCCCTAATTAATGGGCTTTGCAAAGATGGTGATGTGGAAAGGGCGATGAGTGTGTTTAAGGAGGCATTGAGGAAAGGGTTGAAGCCTAAAAGTATAATCTACAACACCTTAATTAAAGGGTTGTCCCAACAGGGACTAATCGTAGAAGCCTTGCAACTTATGAATGAAATGCAGGAAAATGGTTGCAAACCTGATATATGGACTTACAATTTAGTTATAAACGGGTTGTGCAAGATGAGTTGTGTACTCGATGCCCATACTCTCATGAGTGATGCGATGGCCAAAGGGTTCCTTCCTGACATTTTCACCTTCAACACACTGATTGATGGCTACTGTAAACAATTGAAGATGGCTAATGCAATTGAAATACTCAATAGCATGTGGGACCATGAAGTTACGCCCGATGTGGTTACGTATAACTCAGTGTTAAATGGCCTCTGCAAAACTTCAAAATCTGATGATGTTAGGGAAACTTTCAAAGTAATGGTAGAGAAAGGATGTGTTCCTAACGTTATCACGTATAATATACTCATGGAAAGCTTGTGCAATGACCGGAAATTAGTAGAAGCCTTGAGCTTGCTTGACGAAATGGACACCAAGGGTCTTGCTCCAGATGTTGTTTGTTTTGGCACACTGATGAATGGGTTATGTGATAATGGGGATGTGGATGGAGCCTACCAGCTGTTCAGAAGAATGGGACAACAGTATAAACTTCTGCATACAACAGCCACCTACAACATAATGTTAAATGCATTTTTTGAGAAGCTTAATATGGGCATGTCACACAATCTTTTTCTTGAGATGATTGACAATGGTTGTCCCCCAGATAATTACACTTACCGTGTCATGATTGATGGCTTTTGCATGACGGATAATGTTGATTCTGCCTACAATTTTCTTCTTGACAACATTAAGAAGGGGTTCATTCCATCATTGACAACCTTTGGACGTGTAATAAATTGTCTGTGTCTGAAACATAGAGTACATAAGGCCGTTGGTATAGTGCACCTTATGGTGCGGAAGGGAATCGTCCCTGAGATCGTAAACACAATTTTTGAGGTTGATAAAAAAGAGGTAGCAGCACCAAAGAttgttttggaagatttgttgaagAAGAGTCATATAACTTATTATGCATATGAACTTCTATTTGATGGCATTAGAGACACTAAATTACTGAAGAAAAAGCCTTGACGAAGCTGTTCTAAAAATTCTAAGAAGAGATCTTCTTGTATTGATGAGTAGAATTCGCTCGGAAGGAGTGGCTAATCACAGAAATGGAATGAAAAATGAAGATATTTAAGCTGCATCAAGCATGAAGCAGCTGGATATTGAGCCCTGGTGGCATCTGATGAGATGCCGCACCGCACGTATTATTTGAGTAGATATCACTGCAGAATAGAAGGTATTATggcactattttttttcttttacttggtATTTCATTTGAATGCTTATAGCAAAGTCCAAGGTAATATCCTAGCTTCAACTAAGCTACATTTGCCAGGCTGTCTTTCCGAGACAGTGCCTTCTATGAAGTATTATGATTTGTCAGGCTGTTGTTCTTGCATTCTCTTTCCCTCCATACCGACATTGTAATTTCTTTGTTTCACCTAGAGCTAGATAACACCTATGTTGCACGGACATGGATACGAATACAGATACGGACTTGAACACAGACACGGGACATGGGACACAgagattctaaaaaaatggggacacggacacggcttCAATTGGTGATGTCCATCTAGGATGCCTGCTTGGCTGCTTGAATTGACTGATCGATATGTGTTTTATTGATGTTTTAGTATTGTTTACATAGTTTTAATTGCACCCCCCACGTGTCCCCCtgcaaaaattaatttactttttaagggacactccacgtggcatgtcccaTGCATATATTCCCGTGTCCCTTGCACGTCCCCGTGTGACCGTGTCCAATATGTGGACACGGCGACCTTTACGagtgtcagtgcttcatagGATAACACTATTCATCATCTATTTTAAGCCATGTCAATGTATGTGCACTTTCATATCCTCACCATGCTTAGTTCAGAGGTGCTGCCAGGGTTTCAACATTTTGAGATAGGGTTTCATTTCCTTCATAGCACGAACCACGCTTATTTGCGTCTTAAGATTTCCGCAAGTTCTTTTACCTGCCATGATATAGAGGTTTAGCTCTAGCTGTTGCAAACAGTGCAAACTCTCCAATGCTTGATTCCTgtaattttgttgatttttaagtcaaaagcTATTCGGTTAACCTCTGATCTTTGCCGTTGCTGACAATTAATAATAGATGAAAAGAAGGAAAGCAATAAAAGCTTTCAGCTTTAAGTGGTATattgaaactcaatttttatgGCTTTGTGCTTCCCCCGTCTTTTGTCTTTCTGAtgtgtttagtttttcgtctcCTTGTTCAGGTGTGAAGCCTTCTCTACATACCCCAGGACATACGACCTTATTCATGCTATGCTAATGGTGTGTTCAGCTTATACAAGGACAAGTAAGCTTTTCCCCACATTACTATATCCTACTTTCTATTTGAGGTCAATTGTGTTGTCTGCTGATTGGACCTTCTGAGcaattaattttaatattttactcATCAATGCATGCTTATAACTTAACAATTTCAGTCCTCTATTCACCCTGCTGCTGAAAATGTCTTGAACAAGAAATGGTTAGGTTATATTCTTTGCTTGAACAGTCAACCACCTTGGTAATGATCTGCCATGAAGAGAACACTAAGATCAGGTGGTGCTATTGCAGTTTAGCTATGGACACCAACTTTTTGACTCCCTCTCTCTGAAGGgtggtgggctccactttgtctTTTTCGTACAACTTACCCCAATTTTTATAATGAGTGTCAAAAAGTAGGTCTCTAGATATGAAACACAGCATTAAACGGCCTGTTCAACCGAATATGTGCAGATATGCTGCTGTGAATGATATTGGTCCAGTAGAAAGAACTTTTGAGTCCATCCAACTGGTATTGTTCCTAAATTTCTATACACGACATACCATCCCAGCTTTACCAGCTACTCTAatgcttttgttttctgatGTGATCATTGCCTCTCAAATTTTGCAATCAATGCAGGTGCAATGCAGAGGACGTTCTCCTAGAAATGGATCGAATCCTATGACTCGAACGTGCAGTTATATTCTGTGACCAAGTGGATGTACCCGTCAAGGTGAAAAAACTTGTATCTGGTATGAGGTGGAATACCAAAATGGTGGATCACGAGGATGGGCCCCTCGTCCCTGAGAAGGTATAGTTTGCAGTTAAACAGTGCTGGGTTGCTGGGGGAAACAACTCCACATCAGAGCAGTGAACGATGAAGAAATGGGAAGGCATTGTGGCATGATTGTGCAGTAATGCTGCTAGGTTTGACTGTAGTCCAAAGGTCTTTCAGTAATTTCTCTTTGTCCTGGGAAAAGTTCAGCAATCAGTagcttttttgttgtttgttgatCCATTTCTTCTGCGTTAGTTAGAGACACTTAAGCATATTTTTTCATCCAGGGTGATTTGGGGTCCATTTCTAGTTTCTTTAactttcttccccttttttttttttttggttgtgttcCTCTTTTTGCTTCAGGGGCTTTTGTGATAAGCCCAGTTCTGTAAACAGATCTTAAGGTTAttctaatgtttttttttacatgCTAATGCTCTCTGTAAGCATGCTATTTGTTGGAGTATTCATTTCCCCCAATTTCCATTTATCACTAGCGAGTAGCGACGGAGATGCGATTATAAATTGTTTTGCTTGTGTGTCTCACTTAGAGAGCTAGTTAAAAAACGGAAACTTAGCTCCCATTCCAACCCCAACTAGATAAGGAGATCCCACAGAGATTTGGGTTGTTGCTAGAGCCGGTGGCTAAGCCCGCAAAAGAGCCCCGACTCGATAGGGAGATCCCGCAGAGATTTTGGGGGTTGCTAGAGCCGGTGGCCAAGCCCCCAAAAGAGAGGTAGTTTCCCGTGGAACTAGTCATATACTGAACCCTGCGGTCATGCCTTCGGAACTGTTGCCATTTCACAAGTGTAATGGAGCCACTTTTGGGGGTTCAAACGCGCTCCTGGCCCATGTCATTTATGGTTGCGATTTTTGTTTATTAAGATTTTGCATCATCAAGACTACTGAACTACGTATAATTCTTCAGAGTACCCAAGAGAAAGTACTCAgtatcattttttgaataaaagagaACACTCCCCAAGTTTTATTACTGATtactactactccctccgtcctctTTTTAATgtccaatattttattttgggctgttccttaataagtgtccattttgtaaaggtAATAGGTAAAAGTGGGTACATttcccattttgcccctaaaagtatattccattttgaaaagttagtgagtaaaagtataatgatgatgccTTCATGaagggtaagtagggaaagtggaggtaaaagttgatgtgaaatgtgtaatgttgatattttcttaataagttaaaGTTAAAAAgtgagacacttaaaaatggacggagggagtactacttagagcatctccaatgcttTATCCTTTCTTCTACCCAAACCCAAAATCTGAGTAAAAACACCAATAATATATCCATCTCCAATCACATATGCATTTCCCTACCCATTTTGAGTTTTACTCTTTTCCTTGCTCGAATTCCGGGAGAAATCCCTACCAATTTACTTTTAAATCCAAAAAGGCAAAATCAAGAGGACATAAAATAGTCCTAATGTTTGATGTAGAAACCGAATgtttatacggtaccaatccatgGTAAAAATTTGGCAGGCCGACTTTTCTAGTTGGGCTTAGCAAGAAGCATCGTCGGATTTTCTTCGGTAACAATGAAGTTTATCgactgaaaaaagaagaagaaggtaccAAGCGCTAGTATTCAACTCCAGTCTAAATTGTCATGTCACCCAAAAtgtgaaaacaaaaatgaaaaaaagaagtttcatTGTaatagataaaagaaaaaaggtgaCAAACAGGTCACGAATAAACCCCAAGCATGCAATATTTTTGGTAACCCCACAAGACTACTTTATAAGAGGAACTAAATTGTGGAGACAAAAGCCTCTCAAATCAACTCTTTGTTCTCTCTCAACTTATTCAAACATGTCTCATCTTTAATATCTCCCCAAGCCCTTGCTATTTTTATGCCTTCATCTCACATATGTTTTTGATCCTCTCAATTACCTACCTAGCTCCTCTCAAACTTTTCCTAATATTATTCTATTTGATTCCCTTTTATTGGCTTATAGAGATATTCAGCTTTCTCATCATCCCCATAAGCCCCTTATCATAAGGCCTTTTGGCCAGCTTCTACAACTAAAACTCCTCTCCTTGTTTTCCCCCTTAACACTTGAATCTGCATAAAGCCAGTCTCATATTACACTACTATGGGAAGCCAAAAAGATTACGCCGAAAATCTTCGCGTCGCCTCATTTTCAGCTTACATCAACTCCACAGATGATGACAGCTTTCTGCTCAAGCTCACAGGAGCAATTCCGGATCCTATTTTGCCCGAAGTGACTCCACGCCTCAAAAGCACTTTTGTTGGAAGCAAGACTACTGAAGAGGGTGAAATAGGCGTGTTTGATGCTGACAAATACTTCGACATGATCTACCAGACTCCAAAAGCACTGATTGATCACAACAGCCAAGCAATGATCGAACAGGAAAAGCCAAAGTTGAGGGCTGCAACTCCCAGTGTTACTTCTGATGCCTGCTGCAATACCCAAACAGCATTAATGCCAACTTTTTCAGAAAACCCGCCTCGGATTAAGCCCAAAACGAGATTTGGAAGGAGCTGTTTCACTGGATTTGGCTTCACTGTGCCTTGTTTGGATAAGAAGTCTGTTCGTATCAATGAGCATGTCGAATATGGTATGGTTCAAAGGAGCGAGGTGGGAAAAGACTCCCGTCGTTTCGCGAATCCAGTTGTGCTTGATGGAACAATGGATACCTCCCAATCAAGATTGCTTCAGGTTCCTGATTCTGTCATAGAAAATTTCACAGTTGGAAAGCACTTAGAAGAAGCGCGAAAGTCGATCGAGGTGTTTGGCTCTCAACAAGTAACCAACAAAAAGTGCGATATCGCGATGAATCTGGAGAGGAAACTGGCAATGCTAACTTGGGATGCGATTCCGAAATCCAAAAACATAGCATCTACATTGCGAAGTGCGACGGGACCGATCGACGATATCCAGAGCGATGCCAGTTCTGATCTTTTCGAGATTGAGACCGGACACCCGTTGCTAACAATGCAACTGCGAGCAAGTCATGATCAGATTTCCACGTACGAGCCGAGCGAGGCAAGCATCGAGTGGAGCGTAGTAACAGCAAGCGCAGCGGATTACGACGAGAACATGAGCATTGGAGGAGAAATGAGAGCGGCGAAAACGAAAAATGTAGTTATAAaggaggggggaaaaaaaagtgcGGAGCGGAGCCAGATTGTTGGGTTTCAAGAGTCAGAAAGTGCTTAGCATCGATGAAACTGCAGTCAGGGCTAACGAGATAAATGCGAAATCCATGGCAGTAGGGAAGCCACAGGGCTACAGTGAGAGGAAAGAATTCGACTTCGCAACGGGCCGACGGTGTTTGTCCTCTAGAACAAGCTCCCCATAGCGTCAACAATGTCTGTTTTTTTCC
This DNA window, taken from Rhododendron vialii isolate Sample 1 chromosome 8a, ASM3025357v1, encodes the following:
- the LOC131336254 gene encoding putative pentatricopeptide repeat-containing protein At1g74580, producing the protein MQFSSPVSPQNPKFQNLSTVPFSLSLSLSLSLSRGRVRTEIEERGAKTMGDKGKKLKVAISVKALLPKHVAAVVKYQKDPLRALEMFNSVKKEQGFRHNLFSYKCMVEKLGFHGEFEAMEQVLAEMRANIDNCLLEGVYIGAMRHYGRKRKVQEAVDVFERMDFYNCEPSVLSYNAIMNILVENRYFNQAHKVYMRMREKRIVPDVYTYTIRIKSFCRTSRPHAALRLLKNMPSHGCELNAVAYCTVVGGLYEENLQDEAYELFDEMLRSETCPDVTTFNKLVHTLTKKGDVQQSERLLNKVLKRGVSPNLFTFNIFIQGLCKRGQLKEAAGMVDIVKREGLSPDVVTYNTLICGLSNNCRVLEAENYLQKMVNEGLEPDGFTYNSIIDGYCKMGMVQNADKILNDAVFKGFVPDEFTYCSLINGLCKDGDVERAMSVFKEALRKGLKPKSIIYNTLIKGLSQQGLIVEALQLMNEMQENGCKPDIWTYNLVINGLCKMSCVLDAHTLMSDAMAKGFLPDIFTFNTLIDGYCKQLKMANAIEILNSMWDHEVTPDVVTYNSVLNGLCKTSKSDDVRETFKVMVEKGCVPNVITYNILMESLCNDRKLVEALSLLDEMDTKGLAPDVVCFGTLMNGLCDNGDVDGAYQLFRRMGQQYKLLHTTATYNIMLNAFFEKLNMGMSHNLFLEMIDNGCPPDNYTYRVMIDGFCMTDNVDSAYNFLLDNIKKGFIPSLTTFGRVINCLCLKHRVHKAVGIVHLMVRKGIVPEIVNTIFEVDKKEVAAPKIVLEDLLKKSHITYYAYELLFDGIRDTKLLKKKP
- the LOC131336255 gene encoding protein PHYTOCHROME KINASE SUBSTRATE 1-like, translated to MESQTDYAENLRVASFSAYLNSTDDDSFLLKLTGAIPDPISPEVTPRLKSTFVRSKTTEEGEIGVFGAEKYFNMKMDYYQTPKALIDHNSQTMIEQEKPKLRAGTPSVTSDASSNSQIALLPTFSENRPRIKPRTGFGKSCFTGFGCNVPCLVKKSVRINEPVEYGMVQRRDVGKDSFRFANPVVSEVGKDSRRFANPVVLDGTMDTSQSRLLQVPDSVIENFTVGKHLEEARKSIEVFGSQQVTNKKCDIAMNLERKLAMLTWDAIPKSKNIASTLRSATGPIDDIQSDASSDLFEIETGHPLLTMQLRASHDQISTYEPSEASIEWSVVTASAADYDENMSIGGEMRAAKTKNVVIKEGGKKSAERSQIVGFQESESA